A stretch of Mucilaginibacter terrae DNA encodes these proteins:
- a CDS encoding alpha-L-arabinofuranosidase C-terminal domain-containing protein, whose protein sequence is MNLKELNMHYKSSLEFSIKLSGSLICLALLFVQSARSQNSVNIDIDTNKPIAHVSKEMWGIFFEDINFAADGGLYAELVKNRSFEFPMPLMGWKQLKTGGKQASLLIVNHQKAGSSHARHAAIDLIEGPGSFVLSNEGFRGIGLEKDKQYRFSIAACSFSDSVKIRIEAEDPKNEIVGSAKIDKLTSDWQTYTVIFKCKETTAKARLNVIFEGKGKVEVDMISLFPRETWKNRENGLRADLAQKLADLHPGFMRFPGGCIVEGRELLNRYQWKKTIGPTDGRELLLNRWNVEFAKRSAPDYYQSFGLGFFEYFQFCEDIGASPLPILNCGMACQYNSAEVVSLDQLDPYIQDALDLIDFANGPQTSKWGALRAQLGHPKPFNLRLLGIGNEQWGEQYIERFKLFAAVLKSKYPEVKLISSAGPSPNGTMFDLLNKKLREEKAELIDEHYYRDPEWFLKNVNRYDTYERKDSKVFAGEYAVHIPDNMQKDTHAESHNTIWSALCEAAFMTGLERNADVVQMASYAPLLASIEAWQWRPDLIWFDNLHSVATPNYYVQQMFAVNKGDVVLSTLSKGKPLAGQDSIYATSSIDTVKGNIIVKLINTSLNARTVNLNLSGSNQLKDMITWIELSDKDKSAFNSLDNPQAVKPEMKTIKLGKRKTFELKGLSANVLVLPLSKKSNFNKN, encoded by the coding sequence TTGAATTTAAAAGAACTTAATATGCACTATAAATCGTCACTGGAATTTTCCATTAAACTGTCCGGAAGCTTAATATGTCTTGCATTACTATTCGTTCAATCTGCAAGATCTCAAAATTCGGTCAACATTGATATTGATACCAACAAACCCATTGCGCATGTATCCAAGGAGATGTGGGGTATCTTTTTTGAAGATATAAACTTCGCTGCGGACGGAGGACTTTATGCCGAATTGGTAAAGAACAGATCATTCGAATTTCCGATGCCACTGATGGGCTGGAAACAGCTGAAAACAGGTGGGAAACAAGCCTCACTGTTAATTGTAAACCATCAAAAAGCGGGAAGTAGCCATGCCCGACATGCTGCAATTGATCTGATCGAAGGTCCGGGATCATTTGTTTTAAGTAATGAAGGATTTCGTGGGATCGGTCTTGAAAAAGATAAGCAATACCGATTCTCAATTGCTGCATGTTCTTTTTCTGACAGTGTTAAAATTCGTATCGAGGCTGAAGATCCAAAAAATGAAATAGTAGGTAGTGCTAAAATAGACAAACTTACAAGCGACTGGCAAACTTATACTGTCATTTTCAAATGCAAGGAAACAACGGCCAAGGCCAGGCTCAATGTCATTTTTGAAGGCAAGGGAAAAGTTGAAGTAGACATGATCTCGTTATTCCCACGGGAGACGTGGAAAAACAGAGAGAATGGTTTAAGAGCCGATCTGGCCCAGAAGCTTGCCGATCTGCACCCCGGCTTTATGCGGTTTCCGGGAGGCTGTATAGTAGAGGGGCGCGAATTGCTCAACCGCTATCAGTGGAAGAAAACTATTGGACCGACAGATGGGCGGGAACTTTTGCTGAATCGCTGGAACGTGGAATTCGCTAAAAGATCTGCCCCGGATTACTACCAATCATTTGGCCTCGGCTTCTTTGAATATTTTCAGTTTTGTGAGGATATCGGGGCATCTCCCCTGCCTATCCTGAATTGTGGAATGGCATGTCAATACAACAGCGCAGAAGTAGTATCATTAGATCAACTTGACCCTTATATACAGGATGCCCTTGATCTGATCGATTTTGCAAATGGACCACAAACCAGCAAATGGGGGGCTTTAAGAGCTCAATTAGGTCATCCCAAACCTTTCAACTTAAGATTGCTGGGTATTGGCAACGAACAATGGGGCGAACAGTACATCGAGCGGTTTAAGCTATTTGCAGCCGTACTTAAAAGTAAATATCCTGAGGTTAAACTAATTTCCAGCGCAGGACCGAGCCCTAACGGCACGATGTTCGATCTTTTAAACAAAAAATTAAGAGAGGAAAAGGCAGAGCTTATCGACGAACATTATTACCGGGATCCGGAATGGTTTCTAAAAAATGTAAACCGGTATGATACCTATGAGCGAAAGGATTCGAAAGTTTTTGCCGGTGAGTATGCTGTCCATATTCCGGACAACATGCAGAAGGATACCCACGCAGAGAGCCATAATACTATCTGGTCAGCACTATGTGAGGCCGCATTTATGACCGGGCTGGAGCGAAATGCAGATGTTGTTCAAATGGCGTCCTATGCCCCGTTGCTGGCTTCTATAGAAGCATGGCAATGGCGACCAGACCTGATCTGGTTTGACAATCTTCATTCTGTCGCCACACCCAACTATTACGTACAGCAAATGTTTGCCGTCAATAAGGGTGATGTTGTACTTTCTACCCTTTCAAAAGGCAAACCCCTTGCCGGTCAGGATAGTATTTATGCCACCAGCAGTATTGATACGGTCAAAGGAAATATTATTGTCAAATTGATCAATACTTCATTAAATGCCCGTACTGTAAATTTAAATCTATCCGGATCAAACCAGTTAAAAGATATGATCACCTGGATTGAGCTCTCCGATAAGGATAAAAGTGCGTTTAACAGTTTAGACAATCCGCAAGCGGTAAAACCAGAAATGAAAACGATTAAGCTTGGAAAACGAAAGACGTTCGAATTGAAAGGGCTGTCGGCGAACGTATTAGTACTTCCGCTAAGTAAAAAATCAAATTTCAATAAAAATTAG
- a CDS encoding beta-galactosidase, which produces MIKKPLNFVIMGMLMIVFGAQSYAQNISAQKYFPQPDKIRFNGSCLFINGQETFVYSAAFHYFRTPKELWRDRFAKIKAAGFNTVETYVPWNLSEMNMPKDLDDLSQFNFKDLMEWLHMAQDEFGFYTVLRPGAFICAEFAGGGYPRWLAKFRPDDVDGFWLRSADKRYLDWHDHWYKGFCKAIRSEQITNKRPGKKGVILVQIENEYNAHKTTNKSYALQRMYESVQRGGINVPVFTCLTSETRGSKDPALAQVFDCDNYYVGLRDAVTCARRMQTLKQQQPDAPGFVTELQGGWFSTVGSTLSEDHYSNDRHFYAIAMMSIAGGSTGIFPYVFVGGTHFEGWGARGQTTTYDYNAAIRENGALSSKYYAAKNIGDFIRQYGGLLIHSKGGVCTFTNAPEEIVGGFRISSNGTRFIFIHNNSPKETRSGTAQVRPGQDNTAKPMYNIDQDEKKVLIANQPNADPELKTAPFKIAYELAPLETKVLIIPPGLTPEKGNWWFFQKTDPTSKPVTSVRIQEVKKTDETADGQWRPLPVGKSLPELKINDSRYVRYRTNFELTDKEADRYTRLLFNTFSRDIISLEINGKIAPRLYPQEKWAAEVTRQRELSFTFLKENEFHNRFDVTGLLKHGRNDIWIVYENIGHEHGYYPMEELAGIRTAGLSVSDTVIDKKLNWEYDADLAGVNSGFTRPDFVPDKNWTTLSLDTTTKIARKGNGLQPKGKQNALLTWYQANFKLPEKVSKETWRLLINASGNGYIYINGHNIGRHWEAGPQREYYIPECWLKFKKGETNTIVLGLRQTVNGAVIKSMEIRTYDNEGI; this is translated from the coding sequence ATGATTAAAAAGCCATTGAATTTTGTGATAATGGGTATGCTGATGATCGTATTCGGCGCGCAGTCTTATGCTCAGAATATATCTGCTCAGAAATATTTTCCTCAGCCCGATAAAATTAGATTTAACGGCTCCTGTCTTTTTATAAATGGGCAGGAAACTTTTGTGTACAGTGCCGCTTTTCATTATTTCAGAACGCCCAAAGAGCTATGGAGAGATCGCTTTGCCAAGATAAAGGCTGCCGGTTTTAATACTGTTGAAACCTATGTTCCCTGGAATCTTTCTGAAATGAATATGCCAAAAGACCTGGATGACCTTTCTCAATTTAATTTTAAAGATCTGATGGAATGGTTGCACATGGCCCAGGATGAATTTGGTTTTTACACCGTATTGCGGCCCGGGGCATTTATATGTGCCGAATTTGCAGGTGGAGGATACCCGCGCTGGCTGGCAAAATTCCGTCCGGATGATGTCGATGGTTTTTGGCTCAGAAGCGCGGATAAACGTTATTTAGATTGGCATGATCACTGGTATAAGGGGTTTTGTAAGGCAATTAGATCAGAACAAATAACCAACAAGCGGCCGGGAAAGAAAGGGGTGATACTGGTTCAGATCGAAAATGAGTATAACGCCCATAAAACCACCAATAAAAGCTATGCACTACAGCGAATGTACGAAAGCGTCCAACGTGGAGGCATTAATGTTCCGGTCTTTACCTGCCTGACTTCCGAGACCCGCGGTAGTAAAGACCCGGCCTTAGCCCAGGTGTTTGATTGTGACAACTATTATGTCGGATTAAGAGATGCTGTCACCTGTGCCCGTCGGATGCAAACCCTGAAACAACAGCAACCAGATGCTCCGGGTTTTGTTACGGAATTGCAGGGAGGCTGGTTCTCGACGGTCGGAAGTACCCTGAGTGAGGACCATTACTCTAATGACCGTCACTTTTATGCGATAGCTATGATGTCCATCGCTGGAGGATCAACGGGAATTTTTCCCTATGTGTTTGTGGGAGGGACTCACTTCGAGGGATGGGGTGCCAGAGGGCAGACGACTACTTATGATTATAATGCTGCTATCAGGGAAAATGGGGCCTTGTCTTCAAAGTATTACGCAGCGAAAAATATTGGTGATTTCATCAGACAATATGGAGGTTTGCTGATCCACTCCAAAGGTGGCGTATGCACGTTTACTAATGCTCCTGAAGAAATTGTCGGTGGTTTTCGAATATCCTCAAATGGCACGCGGTTTATTTTTATTCATAACAATTCGCCTAAAGAAACGCGTTCCGGGACAGCACAGGTAAGACCTGGTCAGGACAACACCGCTAAACCAATGTACAATATCGATCAGGATGAAAAAAAGGTGTTAATAGCCAACCAACCGAATGCTGATCCAGAGCTTAAGACAGCTCCCTTCAAGATCGCCTATGAACTTGCCCCGTTAGAAACCAAAGTCTTGATCATCCCGCCTGGCCTCACTCCGGAAAAGGGAAATTGGTGGTTCTTCCAAAAAACCGATCCAACATCTAAACCAGTTACATCCGTTCGTATTCAGGAAGTGAAAAAAACGGACGAAACCGCGGATGGTCAATGGCGTCCTTTGCCGGTAGGCAAGTCGTTGCCGGAATTAAAAATCAATGATTCCCGTTATGTCAGGTACAGGACAAACTTTGAGCTGACCGATAAAGAGGCTGATCGGTACACCCGTTTGCTGTTTAATACTTTCTCGCGTGATATCATCTCCCTGGAGATCAATGGTAAAATTGCACCGCGGCTTTATCCACAAGAAAAATGGGCAGCTGAAGTGACTCGCCAAAGAGAGCTTTCATTTACTTTTTTAAAAGAGAACGAATTTCACAATCGTTTCGATGTGACAGGTTTGCTAAAACATGGACGTAACGATATATGGATTGTGTATGAGAATATCGGGCATGAACATGGCTATTATCCTATGGAGGAGTTGGCTGGTATCCGTACTGCCGGATTGTCGGTGAGCGATACGGTGATCGATAAAAAACTTAATTGGGAATATGATGCTGATCTGGCCGGTGTAAATAGTGGCTTTACACGTCCTGACTTTGTACCTGATAAAAATTGGACCACGCTTTCATTGGATACAACTACTAAAATTGCGCGTAAAGGTAACGGGCTCCAACCTAAAGGCAAACAAAATGCGCTGCTTACCTGGTATCAGGCCAATTTTAAATTGCCGGAAAAGGTCAGCAAGGAAACCTGGCGCCTTCTGATCAATGCATCCGGCAACGGCTATATCTATATTAATGGACATAACATCGGACGCCACTGGGAAGCCGGGCCGCAACGTGAATACTATATCCCGGAGTGTTGGTTGAAATTTAAGAAAGGGGAGACCAACACCATCGTTTTAGGATTAAGGCAGACAGTCAACGGTGCAGTCATCAAAAGTATGGAAATCCGTACTTATGATAATGAAGGTATTTGA